A segment of the Brienomyrus brachyistius isolate T26 chromosome 4, BBRACH_0.4, whole genome shotgun sequence genome:
AATGATGGCGTATGCTGAATACGAGCATGCCATATCAAAAAAAGGAAACACGATTGTTGCTGCAAAAGAACGGGAACAAGCGTGGCAGAAAATAGCTGACCGAGTGAATGCGTAAGTATTGATAAGAACGATGTTGATTGATGtatatttaagaaatattacTAGTTTTTCTATATTCTCTCTAATTTAATTTCGTTATCACAGGTGTAACCCAACCGGCATAAAGCGCACTTGGCAGCAAATAAAGATGAAGTATAAAAATATAGTACAAACAGGTAGGCACTGGACGATTGGGAGGTTTTGCTCGTCTATAAGACACAAAAGCTACAGTCTCATCTGGCAGCAtgtaatattgtttaaatatttttacaaaGTTCTAAATGTGGGCTTGGGTGCATATGGTCACATTTTACCTACATATTAGCCAATAGGAAAAAGGCAGAGGCCCGAAAAACTGGTGGGGGTCCACCACCAACACCTCTCACAGAGGCTGAAGAGATGGCTCTCAGCCAAAACACTGGCCGGCCCATGGCTGATGGCATCCTTGGAGGAAGTTCCTCCGATACAGCCATGCCCCAGGACAGAAGTTCATAAAGAAGAAGTAAGTAATTCATATGAATGATGTATGTGCATTTGTCCAGTGTTGGCTCAGTGATGGCAATCCATGAAACTCATCATCAAACCCATCATAATCGAACCGATTGTAATGTATTTAACAGTTATAGATGAGTATAATTTGATAGATGCCATTACTTCCTGTACATACTGTTGAAAGACTGTGATATTTGAAAGACTGCCCACTGTTGTACAAGTTATATTCAAAATGTGCAGGTCTCTGTTGATGAATTGCCTGTAATCCACATTGTCTTGCAGTTACTGATGGAGTAATCTCTGTTGTGGAACTGCCAGACACCCATGAAATGGTACATACTCTTCTCGGGACTTTTCATACTATGTCTTTCATTATTGGTGTATGCAAGTAAGAGATACCTTGTCAGCTGGCACAGGGAGGGAAGATGTAGAGCAGCCTATGGTATGCACTGTCTAACAAATACGTCATGTAAGTGATGCaccattttaaaacattcatcCTTTCTTCACAGAGCAATGCAGAGAATCTCCAGGGTGAACCGACTGCATCCACAGCCACAGCTCAGCTTACCTCTGTAAGATGCTGCAGTATTTGCCTGCCAGTTATTGCAATATTGGATTAAGAATCATTCTTCTCATGAAATGAAAATGTCGTTAGCTACAAGTGTCTATTTTCTAAGTTATATTCATAGTTGTACAATTTTCACAGTGCAATACTGCCAAGATGTAACATTGTTCTGTATTCTAATAGCTCCCTGTAAAGCAGTTGTACAAAATATACCTTGAGAAACAAATTGACAAATCGGATCTGGAAATGGaacacattaaacaaaaaatgcaGAAAACCCTAATAGACATACAAATATTGGAACATCACTTAAAGGTGGGTAGTGGCACAAGTTGATGGATCGTTAACTGTCTTTCAAAACcaaatattaaaatactgttttgCATATTCAATTACAGGAAATAAAGAAGAGTGCATAAAATGATTGTcatatgtttttatttgcaACTTATTCACTGGAAATGATTAGAACATATTGCGTTTCGAACAGCTTGTCCATCTGTTGCATCAACAGGAATGTCAGGGTTGTTATCAGGGTCAACCTCTGGGGCAGCAACCCAGGTTTCTCGTCTCATCATTGCAATATTGTGCAGGACTACGCATGCAACAATGATATCACAGGCCCTTTCTGGGGTGGCACGGAGGCCACGGAGGCACTGGAAACGGGCCTTCAGTATGCCCAGGGTCATCTCTATTCTGGCCCGGGTCCTGCTGTGAGCCAAGTTATATCTTTGCTGTGGGCCAGGCTCAGGATCAGGGTATGGGGTCAGCAGATAGGGCTGGCATGGGTACCCCCTGTCACCGAGTAGGTAACCACTGAACTCCCCTACAATAATGAGTAGACAGTTTACATGTTAAGGTGCAATATCAGGGAACAAGATATTGCTTAAGGATTATAATATACCGCAGCTACATTGTATACTCACCACGAGCAAGTCTAGCACTCAGTGTGCATTCACGGAACATTCTGGCATCATGCACAGACCCAGGCCACTTTGCCTCCACGTTGCTGATGACATAGGCTGCATCACATATAATCTTCACAATGCAGAACAGTGATTAGTTACTGTAGATGTACTGTAAAGTAGGCCAATAATTCAATGCAGTAAACTACTAAAAGCTAGACACACCTACCTGCACATTGATACTGTGGAATGACTTTCTGTTCACATAGTCTCCTTCATTTACTGAAGGAGCCTTAATGGGAATATGTGTGCCATCTATGCAGCCAATCACACCTGGAAATCCTAACAAAGAGGGCATAAGTCTACGTAATTTTAACAGGTACTGCAGTCAGTTTCTAGTTTTGTATGGTGTTACAATGCGAAGAGTAACTGTATTTTATCTAGTCAACCTACAATTGTGTATTGCTTCAAATCttaaagcatattactaagtATATGAGGCTATTACTTCATACCTGCAATTCTGTGGAATTCTTCCTTGATTATTCTACTACATCTGTGACCAGGAAATGCCACAAACGTGTAGAGAAAATGTTTAAGCGCAAGAGTAACCTGTCTGATACACCGGCAGACGGTTGCCTTAGAAACATGTTGAGCGTCACCAATATTGTACAGAAAGCTGCCATTACCAAAGAAGCGAAGTGCTGTACAAAGAATTTGCTCGGAACTGAGAGGATGTCCACGGTGTGTTTGACGAGCAAAATGAGGGCTAAGAATATTGTTGAGATAAATGATTGTCTGTGATGAAAAACGGTAACGCTCTAACAGAAAATCATTTGTAAACGATAAAATATCTAAACGGGGTCTGATCACCCTCTCCTGACGTAGATTCCTGCGGATGATTTGTGCTTCGATGTCGACCGGTCTTTCAAGAAAAGGACACGCCATGTCTGAGAAAGTACTTGCTTCAATCTGACTGTTCATTTAAAGAGGAGGAACTCAGAGTTACAGGGATTAAACCTGCTAGCAAGCAGGTTAGCTTCACGGGGTATGTTACCGTGGTAAATGACTCAGAGTTGGGCTCAACTGGCTTTTTGAAACCGATAACTTTGAGTTTCCCTTACCTCACACACAACTAACTCCGAGTTTTCACTGAACCCGCTTCATGAAACAGCCCCCAGGTCGTggccatctttgtttacatTCGGCTCCAGGGcgcggccatctttgtttacatTCGGCTTCAAGAcgcggccatctttgtttacatTCGGCTTCAAGAcgcggccatctttgtttacatTCGGCTTCAAGAcgcggccatctttgtttacatTCCAATTAAGGGCacggccatctttgtttacgTTCGGCTTAAGGGCacggccatctttgtttacgTTCGGCTTAAGGGCGCGGGCATCTTTGTTTACGTTCGGCTTAAGGGcgcggccatctttgtttatACTCGGCTCCGGGACGCCGCCATCTTTGTTTAAATTCTTTTTCCCCGAAAGTTTTATTAACAACATAAAATACCGAACAATATACAGAAATACAAATTCTCATGGCCGATGTAAGAACAATAAAGAATAAGATAGGGAGCAATCCACCGGAAAAAAACccaaaataaatacacaatatgGGCGCATGAATCATAAGGGAGACTTTAAACAAtaggttttcattaatctgatgtGAGATGATTCTAGCACTTTTCCAGTTTTTTAATCCACTTAAAAAAGAATATTACAATTTAAATTTATTAAAGAAGCAGTGAAAAGAGGGCTTGTTATTCTTCCACTTATTACAGTGTCTTTCTTTACGTTCTGCTTCAAGGCGCGGCCATCTATGTTTACGTTCGGCTTCAGGGcgcggccatctttgtttaccGTCCACCACGGCG
Coding sequences within it:
- the LOC125740340 gene encoding putative nuclease HARBI1 isoform X1; this translates as MNSQIEASTFSDMACPFLERPVDIEAQIIRRNLRQERVIRPRLDILSFTNDFLLERYRFSSQTIIYLNNILSPHFARQTHRGHPLSSEQILCTALRFFGNGSFLYNIGDAQHVSKATVCRCIRQVTLALKHFLYTFVAFPGHRCSRIIKEEFHRIAGFPGVIGCIDGTHIPIKAPSVNEGDYVNRKSFHSINVQIICDAAYVISNVEAKWPGSVHDARMFRECTLSARLARGEFSGYLLGDRGYPCQPYLLTPYPDPEPGPQQRYNLAHSRTRARIEMTLGILKARFQCLRGLRATPERACDIIVACVVLHNIAMMRRETWVAAPEVDPDNNPDIPVDATDGQAVRNAICSNHFQ
- the LOC125740340 gene encoding putative nuclease HARBI1 isoform X2, coding for MPSLLGFPGVIGCIDGTHIPIKAPSVNEGDYVNRKSFHSINVQIICDAAYVISNVEAKWPGSVHDARMFRECTLSARLARGEFSGYLLGDRGYPCQPYLLTPYPDPEPGPQQRYNLAHSRTRARIEMTLGILKARFQCLRGLRATPERACDIIVACVVLHNIAMMRRETWVAAPEVDPDNNPDIPVDATDGQAVRNAICSNHFQ